A stretch of Exiguobacterium sp. BMC-KP DNA encodes these proteins:
- a CDS encoding Gfo/Idh/MocA family protein, translating to MKLAVVGIGDIAQKAYLPVYAAREDVEIYLISREEEKAKKWQDIYRFAGTFPTLEEALSNGMDAVMIHSATKVHAAQAKQSLEAGVPVFVDKPISMNIEEIRELVQLAEEKEIHFITGFNRRFASAHRRLLEVESPNLIIMQKNRTPSVEEAQPFLFDDFIHVADTLRYLTGCGEIENLHVRSKQDTNGLHHVTIQFESNGITAIGVMNRNNGVTEERVEVMGPYEKRIATDVTMHERRTNEGTLFYPLDNWESTLKRRGFIELVDAFLKTIAGEQSPSVTASDSLETHELCHRVYQQLLS from the coding sequence ATGAAGTTAGCTGTAGTAGGTATAGGAGACATCGCGCAAAAAGCTTACTTACCTGTGTATGCCGCAAGAGAAGATGTAGAAATCTATTTAATTTCGCGGGAAGAAGAGAAAGCAAAGAAGTGGCAAGATATCTATCGTTTTGCTGGGACATTCCCGACTTTAGAAGAAGCGTTATCAAACGGAATGGATGCTGTCATGATTCATTCAGCGACGAAAGTCCATGCAGCACAAGCGAAACAATCGCTCGAAGCCGGAGTGCCTGTGTTCGTCGATAAGCCGATTTCGATGAATATTGAAGAAATTCGAGAACTGGTCCAGCTAGCTGAGGAGAAGGAGATCCACTTCATTACAGGGTTCAACCGTCGATTCGCCTCTGCGCATCGTCGGCTGCTAGAAGTTGAATCCCCTAACTTGATCATCATGCAAAAGAATCGAACGCCTTCCGTTGAGGAGGCACAACCTTTTTTGTTCGATGATTTTATTCATGTTGCTGATACGCTTCGATATTTGACCGGATGTGGAGAAATTGAAAATCTGCATGTCAGAAGTAAACAAGATACGAACGGTCTGCATCACGTAACTATTCAATTCGAATCGAATGGAATTACTGCGATTGGAGTAATGAATCGGAATAATGGTGTGACGGAAGAACGAGTAGAAGTGATGGGACCGTATGAAAAACGCATCGCTACGGATGTAACGATGCACGAACGACGAACGAATGAAGGGACGCTTTTCTATCCGCTTGATAATTGGGAGTCGACGCTTAAAAGAAGAGGATTCATTGAGTTGGTTGATGCATTCTTGAAAACGATAGCAGGCGAACAATCCCCATCCGTCACGGCTTCAGATAGCTTAGAAACACATGAACTCTGTCATCGTGTGTATCAACAGCTACTGAGCTGA
- a CDS encoding glycerate kinase, which produces MRHLILLDTFKGSITSEKAAEAVAAGILQQDPFAIIDRSPVADGGEGTLAVFASEGYTIRRETTIDLAGRSCKVMYAQKGDEAIIEVAQICGLTMRHENDDPFLMHTRGVGNLVNTLRKKGITKIRIALGGTGTTDGGLGFLHEMGCSLKDEKGVQIQFQTNPLVETKQIIRKKVSFSLEALVDVRSPYSGEDGPAYLFGAQKGLQRGEIVCLDQRLKEIGSLLELEHVQGAGAAGGLGGAIHAIGGTITSGAQSILAYLRVEERLKQADYVWTGEGKVDRQSQLGKVTGEIARVASIVQVPCLVLAGVVEEKIPGTLDCRSIHEGQPITLDREQTYARLKEQARSWLEELSAKQG; this is translated from the coding sequence ATGCGGCATTTGATTTTATTAGATACGTTCAAAGGAAGTATTACTTCAGAAAAAGCAGCAGAGGCTGTCGCAGCTGGTATCCTCCAACAAGATCCTTTTGCCATCATTGATCGCTCACCAGTTGCAGATGGTGGAGAAGGAACGCTTGCTGTGTTTGCCTCAGAAGGATATACCATTCGAAGAGAGACGACGATTGATTTAGCAGGACGCTCTTGTAAAGTCATGTACGCTCAGAAAGGAGACGAAGCCATCATTGAAGTTGCACAAATATGTGGACTCACAATGAGACATGAAAACGATGATCCATTCCTAATGCATACGAGAGGTGTAGGGAATCTCGTCAATACGTTACGTAAAAAAGGAATAACGAAGATTCGAATCGCTCTTGGAGGAACGGGAACGACGGACGGAGGATTAGGCTTTCTTCATGAGATGGGATGTTCTTTGAAAGACGAAAAAGGTGTACAGATTCAATTTCAAACGAATCCGTTAGTGGAGACTAAACAAATTATCCGGAAAAAGGTTTCTTTTTCTTTAGAGGCACTTGTCGATGTGCGTTCACCGTACTCTGGTGAGGATGGACCAGCCTATCTATTTGGAGCACAAAAAGGGTTACAGCGAGGTGAAATCGTGTGTCTGGATCAGCGACTAAAAGAGATAGGATCTCTACTTGAGTTGGAACATGTTCAAGGTGCAGGAGCTGCGGGAGGACTCGGCGGAGCCATTCATGCCATAGGAGGAACGATCACCTCAGGTGCGCAATCGATTCTGGCGTATTTAAGAGTCGAAGAACGATTGAAGCAAGCAGATTACGTATGGACAGGTGAAGGAAAAGTCGATCGACAAAGTCAGCTCGGAAAAGTGACGGGTGAGATTGCACGCGTTGCTTCTATCGTTCAAGTTCCTTGTCTTGTTCTTGCTGGAGTGGTCGAAGAAAAGATACCGGGGACACTCGATTGTCGTTCGATTCACGAAGGACAACCCATCACACTGGATCGAGAGCAGACGTATGCTCGTTTAAAAGAGCAAGCGCGTAGTTGGCTAGAAGAACTTTCAGCGAAACAGGGGTGA
- a CDS encoding aminotransferase class I/II-fold pyridoxal phosphate-dependent enzyme has translation MKHIPLSIPHLSGQEARYVTEALETNWVAPLGPNVDAFERDMLTYTGASATLATSSGTAAIHLALATLGVTAGDDVFCQSLTFIASTNPIRYVGAQPVLIDSEEETWNMSPVALRRALLQAATRGRLPKAVIVVHLYGVAAQIEEIAALCEEYDVPLIEDAAESLGTRVNGRMTGTFGTFGIYSFNGNKIITTSGGGMLVANDPALIERAFYLGTQARQPVLHYEHTEVGYNYRMSNVAAGIGRGQLEVLDQRVDARRKIFNRYDRAFAPQSVTSQVEQPGTFANRWLSAFLLPGGQAQRDAMIQTLQQVNAESRPVWKPMHLQPVYRDVPFVTAEGMDVSRHLFEDGICLPSASQMTFTEQAVVIRNVRQALQTTVRRNVQS, from the coding sequence ATGAAACACATCCCGCTCTCCATCCCGCACTTAAGTGGTCAAGAAGCACGTTACGTTACCGAAGCACTCGAGACGAACTGGGTCGCACCACTTGGACCGAACGTCGATGCCTTCGAACGCGATATGCTGACCTATACAGGAGCTAGCGCCACACTTGCGACAAGCAGTGGCACGGCAGCGATTCACTTGGCACTCGCGACACTGGGTGTCACTGCCGGAGATGACGTCTTCTGTCAGTCCTTGACGTTCATCGCTTCGACGAATCCGATCCGCTACGTTGGAGCGCAGCCGGTGTTGATCGATTCGGAAGAAGAGACGTGGAACATGTCACCCGTTGCACTCCGTCGGGCGTTGTTGCAGGCAGCAACACGAGGAAGACTTCCGAAAGCGGTCATCGTCGTTCATCTTTACGGCGTCGCAGCACAAATCGAGGAAATCGCCGCTTTATGTGAAGAGTACGATGTTCCGTTGATCGAGGATGCAGCAGAATCGCTCGGGACCCGTGTCAATGGACGGATGACAGGGACGTTTGGGACGTTCGGGATTTATTCATTCAATGGCAACAAAATCATCACGACGTCAGGTGGCGGGATGCTTGTCGCAAATGATCCCGCTTTGATTGAACGTGCCTTTTATCTTGGAACACAAGCGCGCCAACCAGTCTTGCATTATGAGCATACGGAAGTCGGCTACAATTACCGGATGAGTAATGTCGCTGCTGGCATCGGACGGGGACAACTTGAAGTTCTCGATCAACGCGTCGACGCACGGCGAAAGATTTTTAATCGCTACGACCGTGCCTTTGCACCGCAATCGGTCACGTCACAAGTCGAGCAGCCTGGAACATTCGCTAACCGCTGGCTTAGTGCCTTTCTCTTACCGGGTGGTCAAGCGCAACGCGATGCGATGATTCAGACACTGCAACAAGTGAACGCGGAATCCCGCCCGGTCTGGAAGCCGATGCACTTGCAGCCTGTTTACCGAGACGTACCATTCGTTACAGCAGAAGGAATGGATGTCAGCCGTCACTTGTTTGAAGACGGTATCTGCCTTCCGTCTGCTTCACAAATGACGTTCACCGAACAAGCCGTCGTCATCCGAAACGTTCGTCAAGCCTTGCAGACGACCGTACGCCGGAACGTCCAGTCATGA
- a CDS encoding LCP family glycopolymer transferase codes for MKKWKWIVLTLTGICLLLLFGSGGYVYQKASQTMKEVQVPVKASVETEKAVEQKKGLSFLLLGVDQRKNETGRSDTIIVVTIDPKTNKSQMISIPRDLKTEIIGNGSNDKINHAYAFGGPQMALDTVSHLLDIRIDYFAEINLAGFTDLVNAVDGVTVKNDINFSYYEMQFPKGELSLNGKEALAYARMRHDDPRGDFGRQIRQRQVVQAVADKMTEDFSIRRFNSVLDALGKNVKTNVPFSVVRTVATDYRDALRNVETLSLDGKGGIESDGIYYWHPTDKSLKDVQTRLQEALK; via the coding sequence ATGAAGAAGTGGAAATGGATTGTATTGACACTAACGGGGATATGCCTGCTCCTTCTCTTCGGTTCAGGCGGATACGTCTATCAAAAAGCGAGTCAGACGATGAAAGAAGTCCAAGTGCCAGTCAAGGCGAGTGTCGAGACAGAGAAAGCCGTCGAACAGAAAAAAGGACTCTCGTTTCTTTTACTGGGCGTTGACCAACGAAAAAACGAGACAGGACGTAGTGATACGATCATCGTCGTGACGATTGATCCGAAGACGAATAAAAGTCAGATGATCAGTATTCCGCGTGATTTAAAGACGGAAATCATCGGTAATGGATCGAATGATAAAATCAATCATGCCTATGCTTTTGGTGGTCCACAGATGGCACTTGATACGGTGAGTCATCTGCTCGATATCCGAATCGATTACTTCGCAGAAATTAATTTAGCAGGCTTTACAGATCTCGTGAATGCGGTCGATGGCGTTACCGTCAAGAACGATATCAACTTTTCGTACTATGAAATGCAATTCCCAAAAGGAGAACTGTCGCTGAATGGGAAGGAAGCACTCGCGTATGCCCGGATGCGACATGATGATCCACGAGGTGATTTCGGACGACAAATTCGCCAACGTCAAGTGGTTCAGGCAGTCGCCGATAAGATGACAGAGGACTTCTCGATTCGTCGTTTCAACTCGGTCCTTGATGCACTCGGTAAAAACGTCAAGACGAACGTACCGTTTTCTGTCGTGCGGACTGTCGCGACGGATTACCGGGATGCCCTACGAAACGTCGAGACGTTGTCATTAGACGGAAAAGGTGGTATCGAGTCAGACGGAATCTATTACTGGCATCCGACGGACAAGTCGTTGAAAGATGTGCAAACGCGTCTGCAGGAAGCACTGAAATGA
- a CDS encoding zinc ribbon domain-containing protein — MERCSLCGTPLRYEDDVCSYCQHPVIARKRPETEPSSSSSRPLLLCLIAIFVLVTSSVFWYVTKDASSSEVVSTPIEKWSLSEWSDEQIAYNQTYSKHAPPTSYDVLRFVRQYTSTVPELITFSKRYDSIETFASIQYMSSRVFESELQSLSALRKKADATLPPRVHTVEFHDFSSNGSLYDLRTLETYQTTQENESLFVTYHVKYRIQLHTDHLQITQITRTEVKA, encoded by the coding sequence ATGGAACGTTGTTCGCTTTGTGGAACACCGCTACGCTACGAGGATGACGTTTGTTCTTATTGCCAGCATCCAGTCATCGCACGTAAGCGTCCTGAAACTGAACCGTCTTCATCCTCATCTCGTCCATTACTGTTATGTCTGATCGCCATCTTCGTTTTGGTGACGTCGAGTGTATTTTGGTACGTGACGAAAGACGCCTCTTCTTCAGAAGTCGTATCTACTCCGATCGAAAAATGGAGCCTTTCTGAATGGTCAGATGAACAAATTGCATATAACCAGACCTATTCGAAGCATGCGCCACCTACATCTTATGACGTGTTGCGTTTCGTCCGTCAGTATACATCAACTGTCCCTGAACTTATTACATTTTCAAAACGTTATGATTCGATCGAGACCTTTGCTTCCATTCAATATATGTCTTCTCGCGTGTTCGAATCCGAACTTCAATCATTATCCGCTCTACGAAAAAAAGCAGATGCCACCTTACCTCCTCGCGTTCATACGGTGGAATTCCATGATTTTTCATCCAATGGATCCCTCTATGACTTACGTACATTAGAAACGTACCAAACGACACAAGAAAATGAATCACTTTTTGTCACATATCACGTAAAATATCGTATTCAATTGCATACAGATCATCTTCAAATTACACAAATTACACGAACCGAGGTAAAGGCATGA
- a CDS encoding CDP-glycerol glycerophosphotransferase family protein: MNVSHMLLRMARAGKIILPKRSSSKKRKTSKQQLTLTSDDHTLSVAGHLTDPDLVVESLCIYDQNQLLVCELMNYHASSTFFQFDFNPSHIQVLINHLSLHQDAHPEEDPSEEQSLTSETLLPSARFSLFLKYRKPLSVIPPETIEKWKENGLPSRSVITNESYVREITLGRFLRTTIPSPLSPLFDEAKQHRIFIYQDLKGNIRLLLNKEPIIKTRLQIDRIDKKRKHETQIEGKLFSRHSFLKKGQLILVHRETGERIFLPVDWFYDQEASQRRFGLYRYTYRTQIDWSVLQSEKRLHEGIYDSFMELTYEHRLTPRLVRLGRARYITRHLTTEITGRDETHTMHVTPYFTVGHRNLSFELSAFTNENYRYLEHMMTYAPIYRLFSDRNTWLIGERPYKAQDNGYHFFRFMREHHSDHPAYYVIDPNSPEYEKVAVLGNTLPFRSKEHIYHSFMASKFIGTHHADYLYPLRSPRFKKKMKADRIFIQHGVLGAKNMENQYGKYALSFETDLFLVSSERERRLVMQDMDYRQDEIRITGLSRFDTLLNGDTPVKRQILIIPTWRSWLQTPIQFLESEYFAQYSALLEHPRLHELAHKHELEILFCLHPNMQQYASHFEQFPVTVIHQGERDVQSLLKESLLLLTDYSSVAFDFSFLGRPVHYFQFDARRFIGPVGSHLDLAKELPGTISTTVDELLTDLEATAKRDFKMLPSYKERAAVFLKPTEHSYSEDIYQTILDYKQQRHFWEMVQTKESSLVLFRLFRRSRFYFPTMKIGYRLMKILPVQDNKIVFESGLGKQYGDSPRYIYEELRRLGGTHQVIWVHNKRLYLGDDHVNVIKRLSPSYFYHLATAKYWVNNQNFPHYITRRPETTYIQTWHGTPLKKMLFDLDEIHGRDAGYVERVTRSIQQWSVLLSPSSYATSIFKSAFQYEGSILESGYPRNDLFFTDTTKKIKDLRAQLNIASDKKVILYAPTFRDHHALGNGKFYFDYPFEFSRVAEAFGDDYVFLIRTHVLVTKKPNIPSEYREQFIDVTSYPDIQELYLLTDLLITDYSSVFFDFANLNRPILFYAYDLELYRDTLRGFYLNYQKDLPGPIIEDEQSFYEALATISSWSTDYQAKLDQFRETFCAKEDGHAANRVVRTYFLDESPLETAETTEGVYVTYPQKI; the protein is encoded by the coding sequence ATGAATGTGTCCCATATGCTTTTGAGAATGGCGCGTGCCGGAAAAATCATTTTACCGAAACGTTCTTCTTCTAAAAAGCGTAAGACGAGTAAACAACAACTTACGCTTACTTCTGACGATCATACGTTATCCGTTGCCGGTCATTTGACCGATCCAGATTTAGTCGTCGAGTCGCTTTGTATTTATGATCAGAATCAACTTTTAGTTTGCGAACTCATGAATTATCATGCGTCTTCGACTTTTTTCCAGTTTGACTTCAATCCATCGCATATCCAGGTATTAATTAATCACCTATCCCTTCATCAAGATGCTCATCCAGAAGAAGACCCATCCGAAGAACAATCCCTTACATCTGAGACACTACTACCTAGCGCACGATTTTCCTTATTCTTAAAATACCGTAAACCGCTTTCGGTCATTCCACCGGAGACGATTGAAAAGTGGAAAGAAAACGGTCTTCCTTCACGATCGGTCATTACTAATGAGTCGTATGTACGAGAAATTACATTAGGTCGTTTCTTACGTACTACTATTCCTTCACCACTCTCGCCTCTTTTTGATGAAGCGAAGCAACATCGTATCTTTATCTACCAGGACTTAAAAGGCAATATTCGATTGTTACTTAATAAAGAACCTATCATAAAAACACGACTTCAGATTGATCGAATCGATAAGAAAAGAAAGCACGAAACACAGATCGAAGGGAAACTTTTTTCACGTCATTCCTTTTTAAAAAAAGGACAGCTCATCCTCGTCCATCGAGAAACAGGTGAACGTATCTTCCTGCCTGTCGATTGGTTTTACGATCAAGAGGCGAGTCAACGTCGTTTTGGTCTATATCGCTATACGTATCGTACGCAGATTGATTGGTCAGTCCTACAATCCGAGAAACGATTACACGAGGGAATTTATGATAGCTTTATGGAACTGACATATGAACACCGCCTGACGCCTCGTCTCGTTCGACTCGGCAGAGCCCGCTACATCACTCGCCACTTAACAACGGAAATAACGGGACGCGATGAAACGCATACGATGCATGTTACCCCTTATTTCACCGTCGGACACCGGAATCTTTCTTTTGAATTAAGTGCCTTCACGAATGAAAACTATCGCTATCTCGAGCATATGATGACGTATGCCCCGATCTATCGACTCTTTTCTGATCGAAATACATGGTTGATTGGAGAAAGACCTTATAAGGCACAGGATAACGGCTATCACTTTTTCCGCTTCATGCGCGAGCATCATTCAGATCATCCTGCGTACTACGTGATTGATCCGAATTCTCCCGAGTATGAGAAGGTCGCTGTTCTCGGAAATACCTTACCGTTTCGCTCAAAAGAGCATATCTATCATTCATTCATGGCAAGTAAATTCATCGGGACACATCATGCAGACTATCTCTACCCACTCCGTTCACCACGATTCAAGAAAAAAATGAAGGCGGATCGCATCTTCATTCAACACGGTGTACTGGGTGCGAAGAATATGGAGAATCAATACGGTAAATATGCGTTATCGTTTGAAACGGATCTATTTTTAGTCAGCTCTGAGCGGGAACGTCGATTAGTCATGCAAGACATGGACTATCGTCAAGACGAAATCCGTATTACAGGACTCTCGCGTTTTGATACGTTGTTGAATGGTGATACGCCTGTCAAACGGCAAATTTTAATCATTCCGACATGGCGTTCTTGGTTGCAAACACCTATCCAGTTTTTAGAATCTGAATATTTTGCTCAGTACTCGGCACTTTTAGAACATCCGCGTCTACACGAACTCGCACATAAACATGAGTTAGAGATTCTATTCTGTTTACATCCAAATATGCAACAGTATGCAAGTCACTTTGAACAGTTCCCCGTCACCGTTATTCATCAAGGTGAACGAGATGTCCAAAGTTTGTTAAAAGAGAGTTTACTACTTCTTACAGACTATTCGAGTGTTGCCTTTGATTTCAGTTTCTTAGGTCGACCGGTTCATTACTTCCAATTTGATGCGAGGAGATTCATCGGTCCCGTCGGTTCCCATCTTGATTTAGCGAAGGAACTCCCAGGTACCATCTCGACTACTGTAGATGAGTTATTAACTGATTTAGAAGCAACGGCTAAGCGGGATTTCAAAATGCTCCCTTCTTACAAGGAGCGTGCCGCAGTCTTCTTGAAACCGACAGAACACTCCTACTCAGAAGATATTTATCAGACGATTCTTGACTATAAACAACAGCGTCATTTTTGGGAAATGGTTCAAACTAAAGAATCCTCCCTCGTCTTATTCCGACTCTTCCGTCGAAGCCGCTTCTATTTCCCAACGATGAAGATCGGCTATCGTTTGATGAAGATACTTCCAGTACAAGACAACAAAATCGTATTCGAAAGTGGTCTTGGGAAACAATACGGTGACAGTCCTCGTTACATTTATGAGGAGTTACGCCGCCTCGGTGGTACCCATCAAGTCATTTGGGTTCATAATAAACGCCTTTATCTTGGAGATGATCACGTCAATGTCATCAAACGCTTGTCTCCAAGCTATTTTTATCATTTGGCGACAGCTAAGTATTGGGTGAACAATCAAAACTTCCCCCATTACATCACTCGCCGCCCGGAGACAACCTATATTCAAACCTGGCACGGAACGCCGTTGAAAAAAATGTTATTCGATCTAGATGAGATTCATGGTCGGGACGCCGGATACGTTGAACGTGTCACGCGTTCCATTCAGCAATGGAGCGTTCTTCTCTCACCAAGTAGTTATGCAACGTCCATTTTTAAGAGTGCTTTTCAGTATGAAGGATCGATTCTCGAATCTGGATATCCGCGCAACGATTTGTTCTTTACAGATACCACTAAAAAAATAAAGGACTTACGAGCACAATTAAATATTGCTTCGGATAAAAAGGTCATTTTGTATGCTCCTACGTTCCGCGATCATCATGCCTTAGGAAACGGAAAGTTCTACTTTGATTATCCATTCGAGTTCAGTCGTGTAGCGGAAGCATTCGGCGACGACTACGTCTTCTTGATTCGGACCCATGTACTTGTCACGAAAAAGCCTAATATTCCAAGTGAGTATCGCGAACAATTCATTGATGTCACTAGCTATCCTGACATTCAAGAACTCTATTTGTTAACGGATTTATTGATTACTGACTACTCGTCCGTCTTTTTTGATTTTGCTAACCTCAATCGTCCGATCTTGTTCTATGCATATGACTTAGAACTCTATCGTGATACACTACGCGGCTTCTATCTGAACTATCAAAAGGACTTACCAGGTCCAATCATTGAAGACGAACAATCCTTTTACGAGGCATTAGCAACGATTTCGTCTTGGTCGACGGACTATCAAGCAAAACTCGATCAATTTCGAGAGACGTTCTGTGCGAAAGAAGATGGACATGCAGCCAATCGAGTCGTCCGTACTTACTTTTTAGACGAATCGCCGCTCGAAACAGCAGAAACGACGGAAGGTGTATATGTCACATATCCACAAAAGATTTAA
- a CDS encoding AmiS/UreI family transporter, translated as MGNVSLLFGGVALFLNSLTLFGKVDLRSAGVFSLITGLLQTFIATYLVIGAAGDPALTFGYASIYLFAFTYVYVGITFLFNLDGSGVGWFSLFVAIAALFYAFVSFTTNDIIGGVTWLFWALLWSLFFLGMGLNRPIDAITARVALVLSWLTLIVPALIGLRFGYFSSAYQWLWSGAAALTTIYFLYTMMKFSMLRTIRSS; from the coding sequence GTGGGAAATGTAAGCTTATTATTCGGGGGCGTCGCGCTCTTTTTAAATAGTTTGACCTTGTTCGGAAAAGTCGATCTTCGCAGTGCAGGTGTCTTCAGTCTTATCACCGGTTTGTTGCAGACGTTTATCGCAACGTATCTCGTCATCGGTGCGGCGGGAGACCCGGCGCTGACGTTCGGTTACGCAAGCATTTATCTGTTTGCTTTTACGTACGTCTATGTCGGGATCACGTTCTTATTTAATCTTGACGGAAGCGGAGTCGGTTGGTTTTCCTTGTTCGTCGCGATTGCTGCGTTGTTTTATGCCTTCGTCAGCTTCACGACGAATGACATCATCGGTGGCGTGACCTGGTTGTTCTGGGCATTGCTCTGGAGCCTGTTTTTCCTCGGAATGGGATTGAATCGACCAATTGATGCGATCACTGCACGCGTTGCACTCGTCTTGAGTTGGTTGACATTGATCGTCCCGGCACTGATCGGTCTTCGGTTCGGCTACTTTAGTTCGGCATACCAGTGGTTATGGAGCGGTGCTGCCGCTTTGACTACTATCTATTTCCTTTATACGATGATGAAATTTTCGATGCTTCGGACGATTCGTTCATCGTAA
- a CDS encoding glutathione peroxidase → MLQDHSFQRVDGTTASLKDYPAQAWLIVNTASKCGLTPQFEGLEQLHQDYRAQGLTVLGFPCNQFANQDPGTDEEIQSFCQINYGVTFPVFSKIDVNGEQAHPLFEELKAQAPTTDGTTDIEWNFTKFLVTRDGEVTRFSPKTNPTDLTAAIERLLVQV, encoded by the coding sequence ATGTTACAGGATCATTCATTTCAACGTGTTGACGGGACGACAGCGTCCTTGAAAGACTACCCCGCTCAAGCGTGGTTGATCGTCAATACTGCTAGCAAATGTGGCTTGACGCCGCAGTTCGAAGGACTCGAACAATTGCATCAAGACTACCGAGCGCAAGGACTGACCGTGCTTGGTTTCCCGTGTAATCAGTTCGCAAATCAGGACCCGGGGACGGATGAAGAAATCCAGTCATTCTGTCAGATCAACTACGGTGTGACGTTCCCTGTTTTTTCAAAAATCGATGTCAATGGGGAGCAGGCTCATCCACTCTTCGAAGAACTAAAAGCACAAGCGCCAACAACAGATGGTACAACAGACATCGAGTGGAATTTCACGAAATTCCTCGTGACACGCGATGGTGAAGTGACACGGTTCTCTCCAAAAACGAATCCGACCGACTTAACAGCAGCAATCGAACGACTTCTCGTTCAAGTCTAA
- a CDS encoding SH3 domain-containing protein — protein MSLILLILFTLCLPALPAQAASYQVVVSSKSGGNIRSKPSTSSSATIVRLAAYQSKFTAVSYSNGWYKIKDGGIYRYLSNQVAKKVTGSSTYSLIVTSKSGANIRSKPSTSSSKTIVRRAAYKAVLQAVSYSKGWYKIKDGGKTRYVSNQVVRKKTAASKYPVGSLRYFQLGSASYITTKQSNVRRYPASTTKLLTAIVAYEVAARNGTLDQPFTLTYPMIAVPYGSSVASLRSGDRVTMRQLLNGMLIRSGNDAAKAIAVRTAGSESKFVALMNGRAQALGMTASHFSNSHGFHEWNHYTTAADMQKLANTYANYSYLITVSGRKSYKANIKGPYARTLKWYHTDKTLPKESRIYASKTGYTPEANNTRVFFLKKGNVRYGLVTLKGTPTQTETTLRSVLNQ, from the coding sequence ATGAGTCTGATACTCCTGATCCTGTTTACACTTTGTCTACCTGCTTTACCAGCGCAAGCCGCCAGTTATCAAGTAGTCGTCTCTTCTAAATCTGGAGGCAATATCCGTTCTAAGCCAAGCACCAGTTCCTCAGCGACCATCGTTCGACTTGCTGCTTATCAATCGAAATTCACAGCGGTATCGTATTCAAATGGTTGGTACAAGATCAAAGATGGTGGAATCTACCGTTATTTATCCAATCAAGTCGCAAAAAAAGTGACCGGATCAAGTACATATTCACTCATCGTCACCTCTAAGTCTGGAGCGAACATTCGCTCTAAACCAAGTACATCCTCGAGTAAGACGATTGTTCGACGCGCTGCTTACAAAGCCGTACTTCAAGCAGTCTCGTATTCCAAAGGATGGTACAAGATTAAAGACGGAGGAAAAACACGATACGTTTCGAATCAAGTCGTTCGAAAAAAGACAGCCGCTAGTAAATATCCTGTCGGCTCTTTACGTTATTTCCAACTAGGTTCTGCTTCCTATATCACAACGAAACAGAGTAACGTACGACGCTACCCAGCAAGTACGACGAAGTTATTGACCGCCATCGTTGCTTACGAAGTGGCCGCACGAAACGGAACATTGGATCAACCGTTCACCCTTACGTATCCGATGATCGCTGTACCATATGGTAGCAGTGTCGCTAGCTTACGTTCAGGAGATCGTGTTACGATGCGACAACTCTTGAATGGGATGTTGATTCGCTCCGGTAATGATGCCGCTAAAGCGATTGCCGTTCGGACCGCAGGCTCTGAATCTAAGTTTGTGGCGTTAATGAATGGTCGCGCTCAAGCACTCGGCATGACAGCAAGTCATTTTTCTAATTCACATGGTTTTCATGAATGGAATCATTATACGACAGCTGCTGATATGCAAAAACTCGCGAATACGTATGCAAATTATAGCTATCTAATTACAGTCAGTGGTCGAAAATCATATAAAGCAAACATTAAAGGACCGTATGCCCGTACACTGAAGTGGTATCATACAGACAAAACCTTACCTAAAGAATCCCGTATTTATGCGAGCAAAACAGGATATACTCCTGAAGCGAACAATACACGCGTCTTTTTCCTTAAAAAAGGAAATGTCCGTTATGGATTAGTCACACTAAAAGGTACTCCTACTCAAACGGAAACCACCCTCCGTTCTGTCCTGAACCAATGA
- a CDS encoding potassium-transporting ATPase subunit F: protein MTWFLLVTGCLVFLYLGYCLIYPEKF, encoded by the coding sequence ATGACGTGGTTTTTATTAGTAACGGGATGTCTCGTCTTTTTGTATCTCGGTTATTGTCTGATCTATCCGGAAAAATTCTAA